A window from Erythrolamprus reginae isolate rEryReg1 chromosome 11, rEryReg1.hap1, whole genome shotgun sequence encodes these proteins:
- the LOC139173977 gene encoding free fatty acid receptor 3-like: MASDSEKRSAYITIYALTVLIGLPTNLLALYAFIQKMRVKATPNCILLLNLTISDLCFLFFLLFRMAEEIAGGWAFPFFLCPLSGFVYFSTIYTSTLFLTAVSVDRYLGVAYPIHYKVRRHSVYALIASLVIWICSFSHCSIVYITELKGENYSAPNRPARNVCYTSFTEDQLRSLLPVRLELSIVLFLVPFLITCFCYSAFIRIVLSSPHIHRSKKHRAVGLVAATLAVFIICFAPYNISHVVGFIKWESPKWRIEVLLLSTFNACLDPIIFYFSSSAVKQSCCSFWTKIKDICKLPPLLHKLFNRRTERASLQEQVCSSRL, translated from the coding sequence ATGGCTTCCGACTCTGAGAAACGAAGTGCCTACATTACGATTTACGCGCTCACTGTCCTAATCGGCCTCCCCACCAACCTGTTGGCCCTCTATGCTTTCATCCAGAAGATGAGAGTCAAGGCCACGCCCAACTGCATCCTCCTCCTCAACCTCACCATTTCCGATCTCTGCTTCCTGTTTTTCCTCCTCTTCAGGATGGCAGAAGAGATCGCTGGCGGCTGGgccttcccctttttcctttgCCCGCTTAGCGGCTTCGTTTATTTCAGCACCATTTATACCAGCACGCTCTTCCTCACCGCGGTCAGCGTGGACCGCTACCTGGGCGTAGCTTATCCCATCCATTACAAAGTGAGACGTCATTCAGTCTATGCCCTAATTGCCAGTCTGGTTATTTGGATTTGTTCTTTCAGCCACTGCAGCATTGTGTATATCACGGAGTTGAAAGGGGAAAACTATTCCGCTCCAAATAGGCCCGCCAGGAATGTCTGTTACACCAGTTTCACCGAGGACCAACTCAGATCCCTGCTCCCTGTTCGACTGGAGCTCAGCATTGTACTTTTCCTGGTGCCATTCCTAATCACCTGCTTCTGCTATTCTGCCTTTATAAGGATCGTGCTCTCTTCGCCACACATCCACAGGAGCAAAAAGCACCGAGCGGTGGGGTTGGTTGCAGCCACCTTGGCTGTCTTCATCATCTGTTTTGCACCCTACAATATCTCCCACGTGGTGGGTTTCATTAAATGGGAAAGTCCCAAGTGGCGGATCGAAGTCTTGCTTCTCAGCACCTTCAACGCCTGTTTGGACCCCATCatcttttatttctcttcttcCGCGGTCAAGCAATCATGCTGTAGCTTCTGGACCAAAATAAAAGACATTTGTAAGCTGCCGCCTTTGCTCCATAAGCTCTTCAACAGAAGGACGGAGAGAGCAAGTCTTCAGGAACAAGTGTGCTCTTCCCGGCTATGA